DNA sequence from the Nicotiana tomentosiformis chromosome 3, ASM39032v3, whole genome shotgun sequence genome:
gtgagTGAGTTGTCAAGTGCcacacgtgtacttagttaactaCTAAGGACGTGATATAAGGCTAGAAATTGATACTTCGggttaggggtgttcatggttcagtTTGAGTCGATTTTTTCCTAAAAAAAAACCAAACCAAGTAGGTcagtttttcaaatattggaaccaaaccaaatcaattaagtcGGCTTTTTATCGATTTgttttttgtcggtttttcgattttttcggttatttatcgggttttttcttaaatatgagaaacactaccaaacgcatattccggcgactacattttcaacgtagcactatcaaatcaattgctctttGTGAAAtgtatcatttaccaagatatattgatggtagttgaatcaaatagtgataaataatttaagtactcaattaaaaatcaattatttttaacatgaaataaattcttgtacttagcaaaagaaaactaccaatcaaactagaatgtaaagacaatgaattagattattataaaagcaaagaactagactaaaaatacaaatgaaacTTTAGAAACTTTTAATatataccataaaattttagaaactttaatatatatatatatatatatatatatatatatatatatatatatatatatattatagaaaCTTTTAGAAAAATGACTAATATATACCATAAAATTATAcaaacgactaatatgtaccataaaattttagaaactttatatatatatatatatatatatatatatatatatatatatatatatatatatatatatatatatatatatatatagatatatgtgtaataataaatttaaatagctactttttagtcggtttggttcgagatttttcggttattattttattaaaaccaaaacaaatttgatcgatttttaaaattcaaaactaaaactaaaccaaacctaaaaagtatcgatttTTTTTGTCGGTttggttggttcggttttttatgaacacccctacttcTGGTTAAGGGTGGAGAGATCCTGGTCTCATACTTTACATATAAGAAGAATTtacaaaaggagaaaaagaaataactaaagaaaaaccATGAAAGAGGCATGAATACACTCGTCTATTTTCTCCTTAATGATGTGCTACGTTTGAAAAACCTAGTTTTCACGTTGAATTGTTTGAGCTATCGGAAGTGAATCGTTTGAGTTTATCACTCTAGATAAAGAAGCATAGATTCATCAATTCATCCGCAAACCAGCACTAGAATAATCTTTAATATGTTCTAAACTCCGCATACTCCTTTTCATTTGTTTGCTTGGTTTAAACATGAAACCACTCTCTGTGATCGAACTAATTAATCTTGGCTCTTGTACTAGCAAGTGAGAAATTCTATTTTCTTCTGCTTCTTACTAATATTGGAGCAGCTTCATGCAACGTTGTTATGCTTAAGAGAATGTGAAATACTAAGCTACCATAGACCATAGTCAGTATCACCTTGTTGTTCTTCTAGTTTAAGCTTTACTCCTCATCCCGCTACCTTCGGGTGTCTACAATTGAATTCTTTTCTGGTTCCTGTCTTCCTATTAATGTCACATATTTTCATCCTTGTTACCTGATATATGCATATATGATATGTTCATTATAATGTAGATGGCAATGCAAACAGAAAGTCCTGCTAAGTGCTAAACTTGCTTCTGACAGTTCAACTAGTTGTTTAAGGTAAGGCCTCAGCAGAACAGTACAGTTATGTTGTACATGAACTAATGTATGAGTTATGCATTGTGCACTAAAACCAAATGGCAGTGTTTTCGGAAAGATATGTATGTGTGTATAAGCAATTCCCCTTTCACAAGTACTAATGTATGAGTTGTGCATTGTGTGTTAACTACAACTATTCACAATGCATACTCCTTCGAGTTGACTGCTGGAAGATGATTGTTAATTTGGTCTTTACAAAAAGACAGAgcagtgcactaagctcccgttatGCTCGGGGTCCGGGAAAGGGCCGGACTACAAGGGTCTATcatacgcagtcttaccctgtatTTCTGTAAGAgtctgtttccacggctcgaacttgTGTCCTCCTGGTcccatggcagcaactttaccggtTACGCCAATGTTCCCCTTCTAATTTGGTCCTTACAAAGTCAGAAAAACTACTCCCCAAGACAATCCTCAGATTTTCATATATATTGGGCTATGTTTGACTCTAAGGGGGAGCAAATAGATGTTCTGTAGTCATGTAATCATTCATTACAATCTCAATTTGCAGTGACATCTAGATAGTTGACACGCTATTTGGATTATATATCCAAGGATCTAACATTTCTCGACATTACTCTACCAAAACGATACATGCAATAATGATAAAGAAGTTCAATCCTTGAATTGCAAGAACTATATTGCTTAGTTGAAAACTGCAGATAGTCAGGTTTCTTTATAGTGACTTAATGCTCAACCAGAAAGACAATGTGTATCCTACATTGCAAGATAGAGTAACTAAAATTTCAAGGTTACAGAAATCAATTGCATGTGCACATCCCGACCTTATTATCCAAGGGAGCAACATAAACTAAAATTCAAGATTGTCCAAAGAACATTTATACTATCAGAAAACTTTCTGTATAACAGAGATGGTATTTAAAAGCTTACATTTCACTTTAATTTCTGCAAATTGGAAACAAGATTTGAGGCTCCAAAAGCAGCAGAGCCACCAACAACAGAAAGCAGAGCAACCACAACCTGCAAACCAATTTGCCAAGGGTAATCTTCAGGGACCAGATACACACAAGCAGGACCAAGAACCAACAATCCCAAGCTCAGGCTAAACAGCGCAGATGGGGTTCCAGGGTCAGTAGCTGCAGAAAGAAACCCAAACTCTTCAGCTTTGGAAAGTAGACCAAGTCTTTCAATTGTTGACAAAGAGAGTCCAGATTTCTCAGCAGCTGATAGTAAACCAGCTTTCTCTGCTTTAGTTAGAAGCCTCAATTGCTCCACCCTTGTCAACAACTTCACTGCCGGTGTTGATGTGGAATTGCTAGGCCTTGGGCCTTTCTCCCCTAAGGGAAACACAGTTGCTGTCTGCATTATGTGATAACATACAAATATTAATTCACCGATTAtgtatttattctgtaaatattGAAATATAAGTAATCAAGAATCTACCTTTTTAGAAGAGATGGTGCTAGTAGCGGATGGAGTTGGTTTTTGGGTAGCCATTGATCGAATTAGAAGTGGGGTGCTTGAAGCAGAGAAACGTGTTATTGCAATGGCCTCCATCATCATCTTCTTTTTCTTTGGTCCAACAATTTGGCTAAAGGAGTTACAAAGCTAAAGCATCTTTCGATGTTTGTGAGACCAGGACCCGGAGAAGATAGCATGAAATATTTGATTAAATTCTAGCCGGTTGGTTGTTCACGTGTCATCAACTGATTGGACACTATTTTTGTGCATCTTCGCTCTCCTCCACTCAGTCCTCTCAAAGTGAAACTTCAGAAGCCTTTTAAAGAAAACTGATTTATTTGGGGTAGGGAGTTAGTTTAAAATGATTTTTTTAATGAAAAAAGCATCACTTAAAAAAGAGTAAATTCTTGGTCACTCAACTTATGGAGATATTTCACCAAAGtcatctttatttttttttacgaaaTAGCATCAGAAATGTCCTTAACGTATTAGAAATAACTCAAAAATGTCCTCCTTCCACCTATGAATTCAAATTTGCtcttaatgttatttttaggcttaaaaaTGCTCCTCTCTTAATGGAAAGATGACATGGCATTGATGTGCATTTTAATTAAACATGTAGCATTagaaaaaaagtaaattttttttactaaaaactataaaaaaacgaaaatatttttttttcagtttttacaaaaaactgctttaaaaaaagttgaaaaatattttctaaaacaatatttttgtaaaaactgaaaaaaaactgaaaagtaattttctaaagtaatgtttttgtaaaagctgaaaaaaaatatttcctcttcttcttccttccttGTTTGTCCATATGCTTTCtgagtttattttttttatatatattttagttcttcTAATGAGTTAGTATatcaaaactgaaatattttcgtttttttttccagtttttagtaaaaaaaattcaTTAGTCTCGGAAAATGTAGCATTTATTTAGTTAAACATGTAGCATTTATTTAGGAATAGATTGGCTTTTTGAGTTCTGGAAAAATGACATTTTAATTAAACATGTAACATTTATTTAGtctgaaaaaaaataattttttttttactaaaaactggaaaaaaaaaaacgaaaatatttcagttttgatTTACTAACTCATTAGAAgactaaaatatataaaaaatgaaCTCAGAAAGCATGTGGACAAACaaggaaggaagaagaagagaaaatattttttttcagcttttacaaaaacattgttttggaaaattatttttcagttttttatttttcagtttttacaaaaatattgttttagaaaatatttttcagcttttttcagtttttgtaaaaaatgaaaaaaaaaaatcatttttttcagttttagtaaaaagaaattcatttttttcccgactaaataaatgctacatgTTTAATTAAAACGGAAAAGGGTCAGAAATATCCTTAACGTATTAGAAATGGCTCAAAAATGCCCTCCTTCTACCTATGTGTTCAAATTTGCCCTTAATGTTAAAATGTCCATCAATGCCATATCATCTTTCTGTTAAGAGATGGGCAtttttaagcctaaaaataacattaaggaCAAATTTGAACTCATAGATGGAAGAAGGACATTTTTTAGCCATTTCTAATACGTTAAGGGCACTTCTGAcccttttctgtttttttttaagACAACAAAGTCATTCAACTATTATTATTTGACTTAGAAAATAAATACCACATATTTTACATGTCATATCATATTAaaacctttttttaaaaaatgataaaactcaTTAAATCCACTATCCTTATACCCATGGGAGTTTAAATTAGCAGATATCGCCCCTACCTCATTCTTTCTTTTCACAAGTGACAAGTGTTATAAATTCCACAAGGAGCAACAAACATGAGCTCTATAGTGGGAAAATTTGGTAAAACTTGCCATGGTTTTGTGAATGAGTCTTTTGGCGGCGAAGAA
Encoded proteins:
- the LOC104091418 gene encoding uncharacterized protein translates to MMMEAIAITRFSASSTPLLIRSMATQKPTPSATSTISSKKTATVFPLGEKGPRPSNSTSTPAVKLLTRVEQLRLLTKAEKAGLLSAAEKSGLSLSTIERLGLLSKAEEFGFLSAATDPGTPSALFSLSLGLLVLGPACVYLVPEDYPWQIGLQVVVALLSVVGGSAAFGASNLVSNLQKLK